One window from the genome of Megalobrama amblycephala isolate DHTTF-2021 linkage group LG4, ASM1881202v1, whole genome shotgun sequence encodes:
- the polr2j gene encoding DNA-directed RNA polymerase II subunit RPB11-a, with protein sequence MNAPPAFESFLLFEGEKKITIVKDTKVPNACLFTLNKEDHTLGNIIRSQLLKDPQVLFAGYKVPHPLEHKIVIRVQTTPDYSPQEAFTNAITDLISELSLLEERFRVAIKDKQEGIE encoded by the exons ATGAACGCGCCACCAGCCTTCGAGTCATTTTTGCTGTTTGAGGGAGAAAAGAA GATCACAATAGTTAAAGACACCAAGGTGCCGAATGCCTGTCTGTTCACACTGAATAAAGAGGATCACACGCTGGGGAACATCATTCGCTC GCAACTGCTGAAGGACCCTCAGGTGCTGTTTGCTGGATATAAGGTTCCTCATCCTCTAGAACACAAGATTGTGATCCGCGTTCAGACGACACCAGACTACAGTCCCCAGGAAGCCTTCACTAATGCCATCACTGATCTGATCAGTGAGCTGTCCCTGCTGGAGGAGCGATTCAGG